One part of the Deinococcus sp. NW-56 genome encodes these proteins:
- a CDS encoding replication initiator protein A: protein MTTIKGVDNARINELDLARAGIVSASQAAPKEHEWVSEFEANGVHYRVEGHAHRGRPYGLDGDILLALQTLFFRAGCPENNRVRVPPAVLLTMTGLSRSAKDYVRLREGLLRIASVRWELTTRSLGKYRPEDNRTASTGLISDLWLDNDEGMAPVPGVRVSADSHVDVVFTATFAALIRDGLYQILDGDLMARLGSTPSRALYRCLAAHRIRGEHLTQELRVNLRDWLEACGIRGRTDAALRSLDASHERLIAEGYLDAVEDEGRGTRRFLTYRFRAAAHPELVAELKARGVVPGVAATLSADYPERVRPALHAVEFRMQGGWKPRSLAAAVVDAVKNPEKYGYALPDAPPVVKRKRQAKPRPDAAVPGHDVPSDPRELVRSLLRVKLKREASAAALQALAELSPEGVTTLRQALTSQPTAQALALTTAVLHEPL from the coding sequence ATGACTACAATCAAGGGCGTGGACAACGCGCGGATCAACGAACTCGACCTCGCGCGGGCGGGCATCGTGAGTGCGTCCCAGGCCGCACCCAAAGAACACGAGTGGGTGTCCGAATTCGAGGCAAATGGGGTGCATTACCGGGTGGAGGGACACGCGCACCGGGGGAGACCCTATGGGTTGGACGGTGACATCCTGCTGGCGTTGCAAACCCTGTTCTTCCGGGCGGGCTGTCCGGAGAACAACCGCGTGCGGGTGCCTCCAGCGGTGCTGCTCACGATGACCGGCCTGTCACGTTCTGCCAAGGATTACGTTCGGCTGCGCGAGGGGCTGCTGCGGATCGCGTCCGTACGCTGGGAACTCACCACCCGCTCCCTGGGCAAGTACCGTCCAGAGGACAACCGGACGGCCTCCACCGGCCTGATCTCGGACCTGTGGCTGGACAACGACGAGGGCATGGCCCCGGTCCCCGGCGTGCGCGTGAGTGCCGACTCGCACGTCGATGTCGTGTTCACGGCCACCTTCGCGGCCCTGATCCGCGACGGCCTGTACCAGATTCTCGATGGGGACCTGATGGCGCGGCTCGGGAGTACACCCAGCCGCGCCCTGTACCGCTGTCTGGCCGCTCACCGCATCCGGGGTGAGCACCTCACGCAGGAACTGCGCGTGAACCTGCGTGACTGGCTGGAAGCCTGCGGCATCCGGGGACGAACAGACGCGGCCCTGCGGTCCCTGGACGCCTCGCACGAGCGCCTGATCGCGGAAGGGTATCTGGACGCCGTCGAGGACGAGGGCCGGGGCACGCGGCGGTTCCTCACGTACCGCTTCCGTGCGGCGGCGCACCCGGAACTGGTGGCGGAACTCAAAGCCCGTGGCGTGGTACCTGGCGTGGCCGCAACCCTCTCGGCGGATTATCCGGAACGCGTGCGTCCCGCCCTGCACGCGGTGGAGTTCCGCATGCAGGGCGGCTGGAAACCTCGGTCTCTGGCTGCGGCGGTGGTGGACGCAGTGAAAAACCCGGAGAAGTACGGGTACGCCTTGCCGGACGCCCCGCCCGTCGTAAAGCGCAAGCGCCAGGCCAAGCCCCGGCCGGATGCTGCCGTCCCTGGACACGACGTGCCATCAGACCCCCGGGAGCTGGTGCGGTCGCTGCTCCGGGTCAAGCTGAAGCGCGAAGCGTCAGCCGCCGCGTTGCAGGCCCTGGCGGAGTTGTCTCCTGAAGGCGTCACCACACTGCGCCAGGCGCTGACGTCACAGCCGACCGCACAAGCGCTGGCGTTGACCACGGCCGTGCTACACGAACCCCTCTGA
- a CDS encoding S41 family peptidase yields the protein MRKKRLLTLGLALTASVQAAPAPTVTAQDLFDEVIYQLASFYNGPSDLRASDLRRKYLPEVQQLCGGKTECAAEQAYGLIEQMLGDLKDAHTNFYTPSQLEEVGKLLLGEQGQRRTFGAVTEALGTGGRVVLEVLPGSAAERAGWRVGDVLRRVNGVALDGQAGQAALGRASARGTPARFEGTRQGKAMNTALTAASLQVTPVSLSLRADGLAVLRLRHFNTPGVGQQVHDALRKVQAAGTKGVILDLRWNSGGRVEEFLLSAGAFTDPAPLFLKTRVDAAKIGYGAGRYLVNGKAQEQPRIKTPARYTGPLVVLVDEGTASSAEFLTRTLLGRPSTQVIGEATAGVGDTATRFIPLTDGSGLQLTFARMLDAGEQPLGTRITPRVGASVDLAGLARTGQDSVVEQAATLLNR from the coding sequence GTGAGGAAGAAGCGCCTCCTGACCCTGGGCCTCGCGCTAACCGCCAGTGTGCAGGCTGCGCCCGCCCCCACCGTCACCGCCCAGGACCTGTTCGACGAGGTGATCTACCAGCTCGCTTCCTTTTACAACGGGCCGTCGGACCTGCGGGCCAGCGACCTGCGCCGCAAGTACCTGCCGGAGGTGCAGCAACTCTGCGGCGGCAAGACCGAGTGTGCGGCGGAGCAAGCTTATGGGCTGATCGAGCAGATGCTGGGCGACCTGAAGGACGCGCATACCAACTTCTACACGCCGTCCCAGTTGGAGGAGGTCGGCAAGCTCCTGCTGGGTGAACAGGGACAGCGCCGGACCTTCGGGGCCGTCACCGAGGCCCTGGGTACGGGTGGACGCGTGGTGCTGGAGGTGCTGCCCGGGTCCGCCGCCGAGCGGGCCGGGTGGCGTGTGGGGGACGTGCTGCGGAGGGTGAACGGGGTGGCGCTGGACGGTCAGGCTGGACAGGCTGCCCTGGGCCGGGCGTCGGCCCGGGGCACACCCGCCCGCTTCGAGGGGACGCGGCAGGGAAAGGCAATGAACACAGCGCTCACGGCAGCGTCCCTCCAGGTCACGCCGGTCAGCCTGAGTCTGCGGGCTGATGGGCTGGCGGTACTGCGTCTGAGGCATTTCAACACGCCGGGCGTGGGACAGCAGGTCCACGACGCCCTGCGGAAAGTGCAGGCGGCGGGAACGAAGGGGGTCATCCTGGACCTGCGCTGGAACAGTGGCGGGCGCGTCGAGGAGTTCCTGCTGAGCGCCGGGGCGTTCACCGACCCCGCGCCGCTGTTCCTGAAAACTCGTGTCGATGCGGCGAAGATCGGATACGGCGCGGGCCGGTATCTGGTGAACGGCAAGGCGCAGGAACAGCCGAGGATCAAGACTCCGGCCCGGTACACGGGACCGCTGGTGGTGCTGGTGGACGAAGGCACGGCCAGTTCCGCCGAGTTCCTCACCCGGACCCTGCTGGGACGCCCCTCGACCCAGGTGATCGGTGAGGCCACCGCCGGAGTGGGTGACACCGCAACCCGCTTCATTCCCCTGACCGATGGCTCGGGGTTGCAACTGACCTTCGCCCGGATGCTGGACGCCGGAGAGCAGCCGCTGGGGACCCGCATCACGCCGCGGGTGGGGGCCAGCGTGGATCTGGCCGGACTCGCCCGCACGGGCCAGGACAGCGTGGTGGAGCAGGCCGCCACGCTGCTGAACAGATAG
- a CDS encoding outer membrane beta-barrel protein, whose product MFKNNLCRAGLLASLVSIGAAGAQNLQPIDPLQRPQTGAGSASFSVSAGYAPDLQQTLEGLTSSVAGGLGITATYNVTDRFAVTASTGIGGARTRTLNGEMVAAASDVNWNGLDVGAQYTFGGRYAPAVGLDVALPLAGGGWAVTGSTSASLLRDPVILDGTLAATWRSEGAPSLSAGLGVGFVVNEAVTLRADAIQSLTFGTLTVPSTTLGLGGAYKIDEQNSLQARTTLNVTGGRTTSGLSVSYLYRP is encoded by the coding sequence ATGTTCAAGAACAACCTCTGTCGGGCGGGGCTGCTGGCCTCGCTCGTTTCCATCGGCGCAGCGGGAGCGCAAAACCTCCAGCCCATTGACCCCCTTCAACGGCCCCAGACGGGGGCAGGCAGCGCGAGTTTCAGCGTCAGCGCCGGATATGCCCCCGACCTCCAGCAGACGCTGGAGGGACTGACCTCCAGCGTGGCGGGTGGCCTGGGCATCACGGCGACCTACAACGTGACCGACCGCTTCGCTGTCACGGCGTCCACCGGTATCGGGGGAGCCAGAACCCGGACCTTGAATGGGGAGATGGTGGCTGCGGCGTCCGACGTGAACTGGAACGGCCTGGATGTAGGGGCGCAGTACACCTTCGGCGGGCGGTATGCCCCAGCGGTGGGCTTGGACGTGGCGCTGCCTCTGGCGGGGGGCGGCTGGGCTGTCACGGGGAGCACGTCCGCCTCGCTGCTGCGTGACCCGGTGATTCTGGACGGCACGCTGGCCGCGACCTGGCGTAGCGAGGGGGCGCCGTCCCTCAGCGCTGGGCTGGGCGTCGGCTTCGTGGTGAACGAGGCCGTGACGCTGCGGGCGGATGCCATTCAGAGTCTGACCTTCGGCACCCTGACCGTTCCCTCGACCACGCTGGGACTGGGCGGGGCATACAAGATAGACGAGCAGAACAGCCTCCAGGCCCGCACGACCCTGAACGTCACCGGGGGCCGCACGACCAGCGGTCTGAGCGTGAGCTACCTGTACCGCCCTTGA
- a CDS encoding C39 family peptidase: MLTKWGLLLCYALGLNAQAAPSDYRTLRYQAVVGQTTDFTCGPAALATLLTHYYGRPVSEETFTERSVADMQARGKEVVEGLTLLSLRNALTTESVSSAGYKLTLEQLRGVMEAGLPVVANVVYPRGHYYLVLAVDEQNVLLADPSWGVRSQPIANFLNAWNGVILIPEPSDAEAAQARTQVAQQLAKYRERLERLKTGA, translated from the coding sequence ATGCTAACAAAATGGGGCTTGCTGTTATGTTATGCCTTAGGCTTAAATGCTCAAGCAGCTCCTTCGGATTACCGCACCCTCCGCTACCAGGCTGTCGTCGGCCAGACCACCGATTTTACCTGCGGCCCGGCGGCCCTCGCCACTCTGCTCACCCACTACTACGGACGGCCTGTGTCCGAGGAGACGTTCACCGAGCGTTCCGTCGCGGACATGCAGGCACGCGGCAAGGAAGTCGTGGAGGGCCTCACCCTGCTCTCGCTCCGCAACGCCCTGACCACCGAGAGCGTCTCCTCGGCGGGGTACAAGCTCACGCTGGAGCAACTGCGCGGCGTGATGGAAGCGGGCCTCCCCGTCGTGGCGAACGTCGTCTATCCCAGGGGACATTACTACCTCGTGCTGGCGGTGGATGAGCAGAACGTGCTGCTGGCCGATCCCAGTTGGGGCGTGCGGTCGCAGCCCATCGCCAATTTCCTCAACGCCTGGAACGGCGTTATCCTGATTCCCGAACCCTCGGACGCCGAGGCCGCCCAGGCCCGGACCCAGGTGGCGCAGCAACTCGCCAAATACAGAGAACGCCTCGAACGCCTCAAGACAGGAGCCTGA
- a CDS encoding DUF4279 domain-containing protein, with translation MSTLSIKFVASGEFNVKDFTSIAGVSPTRCIEKGERFSNKIPRISEKNRWEYSLPRDGSDMDLDQQVAKLTSVFTPNEKAIARFKEECDITYTVLCYFDKSKDSPMPSVFLTSETLSSLSRLRFDIDVDIIEN, from the coding sequence ATGTCTACTCTATCGATTAAGTTCGTTGCCTCTGGCGAGTTCAACGTCAAGGATTTTACATCTATAGCTGGAGTTTCTCCAACACGCTGCATTGAGAAGGGCGAGAGATTCAGCAATAAAATACCGAGAATTTCAGAGAAAAATCGTTGGGAGTACTCTCTTCCCAGAGATGGTTCTGACATGGATCTTGACCAACAAGTTGCCAAGCTGACCTCTGTATTTACCCCAAATGAAAAAGCAATAGCTAGATTCAAAGAAGAATGTGATATTACTTATACTGTTTTATGTTATTTTGACAAGTCTAAAGATTCGCCTATGCCATCCGTGTTTCTGACATCTGAGACATTAAGTTCTCTAAGTCGCCTAAGGTTTGATATAGATGTCGATATTATTGAGAATTAG
- a CDS encoding polymorphic toxin type 33 domain-containing protein, which translates to MKTKALLLSALILAPTAGAAAAQSASTQDFRVQTGKALAAPAQDFRVSYGSTTQATTPTTFAKSNLPQALSDAELDEVKGELLWFAPAVPVIGEVVVTTVARIAAGAALGAILTSDSAQQKPLTSGDIRTLKENDIDPHELKQSGSGGRVSDKDLYKDRDGNVYVKPKGGKGPGEPTGVNLKDLP; encoded by the coding sequence ATGAAAACGAAAGCACTGCTCTTGTCCGCCCTGATCCTCGCCCCCACCGCTGGCGCTGCCGCCGCGCAGTCTGCTTCCACGCAGGACTTCAGGGTGCAGACCGGTAAGGCTCTGGCGGCTCCTGCCCAGGACTTCCGCGTGAGCTACGGCAGCACCACGCAGGCCACCACGCCCACCACCTTTGCCAAGTCCAACCTGCCCCAGGCGCTCAGTGATGCGGAGCTGGATGAGGTGAAGGGAGAATTATTATGGTTCGCACCTGCTGTTCCGGTGATTGGGGAAGTCGTGGTGACAACTGTTGCCCGCATCGCAGCCGGTGCAGCACTTGGCGCTATCCTCACATCCGATTCAGCTCAGCAAAAACCCCTCACCAGCGGCGATATTCGGACGCTGAAGGAGAATGACATTGATCCCCATGAACTCAAGCAATCGGGGTCTGGAGGACGCGTGTCAGACAAGGATCTCTACAAGGATCGAGATGGCAATGTCTATGTCAAGCCCAAGGGAGGAAAAGGCCCAGGCGAGCCTACGGGTGTCAATCTGAAGGACCTTCCTTGA
- a CDS encoding sensor histidine kinase gives MTVRAYLNRPEVQAFLQRPRVTPIVLFAGLGILVTFLRSLVLNPAETATLPLLDAGSVLLRLVVAVLWFAAVLWAIRPGERVRAEQALLILGTLAFSILAVWVDRPAAALMVTPLVARYWLTLRQTLGLFTALFVGSLLIYTLIPPLPTLASPQEWFGLLGLVVVTLTQGGFTYAAFEFMLQNEEKQVSLRRAYRELHAYRALELQHAALEERAHLSRELHDTLGHQLTALRLEAQRVRKLQQKAGGTEPQITASLDNVMARSGEALEQLQEVVSTLKVPQLDGTLHQALRDLVQTWPVQVNLSLAGEEPELPSSHKLALYRGLQEALTNAQKHAPGQPIAARLSGDDRQLSLSVRNPLNLARHGWSEHRRGGAGLAGLRSRFEALGGSVQVTQDKEVFEVCLTLPIPTQA, from the coding sequence ATGACGGTGCGCGCGTATCTGAACCGCCCGGAGGTCCAGGCGTTTCTCCAACGTCCCCGGGTAACCCCCATCGTGCTGTTCGCGGGCCTGGGCATACTGGTCACCTTCCTGCGCAGCCTGGTCCTCAATCCAGCGGAAACGGCCACACTGCCTCTGCTGGACGCCGGGAGTGTGTTGCTGCGCCTGGTGGTGGCGGTGCTGTGGTTCGCGGCAGTTCTATGGGCCATCCGGCCCGGTGAACGTGTGCGGGCAGAGCAAGCCCTGCTGATCCTGGGCACGCTGGCGTTCTCCATCCTGGCGGTCTGGGTGGACCGCCCGGCAGCGGCCCTGATGGTCACGCCCCTCGTCGCCCGCTACTGGCTGACCCTGCGCCAGACCCTCGGCCTGTTCACGGCCCTGTTCGTCGGCAGCCTGCTGATCTACACCCTGATTCCCCCGCTGCCGACCCTCGCCAGCCCGCAGGAATGGTTCGGTCTGCTGGGGCTGGTGGTCGTCACGTTGACCCAGGGCGGCTTCACCTACGCGGCGTTCGAGTTCATGCTCCAGAACGAGGAGAAACAGGTGTCCCTGCGCCGAGCCTACCGTGAGTTGCATGCCTACCGGGCGCTGGAGTTGCAGCACGCGGCCCTGGAGGAACGCGCCCACCTCTCGCGGGAGCTGCACGACACGTTGGGGCATCAACTGACCGCCCTGCGACTGGAGGCCCAGCGCGTCCGCAAGCTCCAGCAGAAGGCGGGCGGCACCGAGCCGCAGATCACGGCTTCCCTCGATAACGTCATGGCGCGCAGCGGCGAGGCCCTGGAACAACTTCAGGAGGTGGTGTCCACCCTGAAGGTGCCGCAGCTTGACGGCACGCTGCACCAGGCCTTACGTGATCTGGTCCAGACCTGGCCTGTCCAGGTAAACCTGAGCCTGGCGGGCGAGGAACCCGAGTTGCCGTCCTCGCATAAACTCGCCCTGTACCGGGGGTTGCAGGAGGCCCTGACCAACGCCCAGAAGCACGCGCCCGGGCAGCCCATCGCGGCCCGGCTGTCCGGGGACGACCGGCAACTCTCCCTCTCCGTCCGCAATCCCCTGAACCTCGCCCGGCACGGCTGGAGCGAACACCGACGCGGGGGCGCGGGCCTGGCCGGACTGCGTTCTCGTTTTGAGGCGCTGGGCGGTTCAGTTCAGGTGACTCAGGACAAGGAGGTCTTCGAGGTATGTCTGACCCTGCCTATCCCCACCCAGGCGTGA
- a CDS encoding response regulator transcription factor translates to MSDPAYPHPGVMPLRVLIVDDQPLVRQGLASLLDLEDDVQVLAQAENGQQALHLADELRPDVVLMDVRMPVMDGIQSTAEFRRRNGPPVVLLTTFEEVEDMTGGLNAGAAGYLFKSAEIDEILDALWRVHRGEKVIHPRVAQALAQQLRVPARLEPSGALTEREVQVIRALAAGQPNKRIGQQMGISEGTVKVHVSNILAKLGAGNRTEAVRRAMELGLLGDETGG, encoded by the coding sequence ATGTCTGACCCTGCCTATCCCCACCCAGGCGTGATGCCCCTGCGCGTCCTGATCGTGGACGACCAGCCCCTCGTGCGACAGGGTCTGGCCTCGCTGCTCGACCTGGAAGATGACGTTCAGGTGCTGGCCCAGGCTGAGAATGGACAGCAGGCCCTGCACCTCGCGGATGAGCTGCGTCCCGACGTAGTGCTGATGGACGTGCGGATGCCGGTGATGGATGGCATCCAGTCCACGGCGGAGTTCCGCCGGAGGAACGGCCCCCCGGTGGTGCTGCTGACCACCTTCGAGGAGGTGGAGGACATGACAGGCGGCCTGAATGCCGGGGCGGCGGGCTACCTGTTCAAGAGTGCGGAGATCGACGAGATTCTGGACGCGCTGTGGCGCGTCCACCGGGGCGAGAAGGTCATCCATCCCCGCGTCGCCCAGGCGCTCGCGCAGCAGTTGCGGGTGCCCGCCCGCCTGGAACCCAGCGGTGCCCTGACCGAGCGCGAGGTGCAGGTGATCCGCGCCCTGGCCGCCGGACAGCCCAACAAACGCATCGGGCAGCAGATGGGGATCAGCGAGGGGACCGTGAAGGTCCATGTAAGCAACATCCTGGCGAAGCTGGGCGCGGGCAACCGCACCGAGGCGGTGCGCCGGGCGATGGAACTGGGGCTGCTAGGGGATGAGACCGGAGGCTGA
- a CDS encoding acyl-CoA thioesterase: MTELPGSVNATAIHPPHSAPNETRITHVVFPGTTNHHGTLFGGEALAYMDSAAFIAATRHCRRKVVTRHLGAMEFRRPIPQGTLVELIARVVATGRTSMTVRVDLLIEQMDSPARELGCTGTFVLVALGDDGQPTGVPPLEGATDGR, translated from the coding sequence ATGACCGAATTGCCTGGCAGTGTGAATGCCACTGCTATTCACCCGCCCCACTCCGCCCCGAACGAAACTCGGATTACGCATGTCGTGTTTCCAGGCACCACCAACCACCACGGCACCCTCTTTGGCGGCGAGGCGCTGGCGTACATGGACAGCGCCGCCTTTATCGCCGCCACGCGGCACTGCCGCCGCAAGGTGGTGACCCGGCACCTGGGCGCGATGGAGTTCCGCCGCCCCATTCCGCAGGGTACCCTGGTCGAACTGATTGCCCGCGTCGTCGCCACCGGGCGCACGAGCATGACTGTGCGGGTGGACCTGTTGATTGAGCAGATGGACAGCCCGGCACGTGAGCTGGGCTGCACCGGCACCTTCGTTCTGGTGGCCCTGGGAGACGACGGCCAGCCCACAGGCGTGCCACCCTTGGAGGGCGCGACCGATGGCCGCTGA
- the nrdI gene encoding class Ib ribonucleoside-diphosphate reductase assembly flavoprotein NrdI, whose amino-acid sequence MQLVFDSLTGNVRRLAGRVARQVGGLEVLDLRQGEPRGRFLLLTYTFHRGAVPDSTRAFLARHHHHLLGVVASGSYHWGDHFARAADLIATQYHVPVVAKVNKSGTDADVTQIARWVLAHQHAPSPLTLTENVWTPGPN is encoded by the coding sequence ATGCAACTGGTCTTCGACTCCCTGACCGGGAATGTGCGCCGTCTGGCCGGGCGGGTGGCCCGGCAGGTCGGCGGTCTGGAGGTGCTGGACCTTCGCCAGGGCGAGCCCAGGGGCAGGTTCCTGCTGCTGACGTACACCTTCCACCGGGGCGCGGTGCCCGACTCCACCCGCGCCTTTCTCGCCCGGCATCACCACCACTTGCTGGGCGTGGTGGCGAGCGGCTCGTATCACTGGGGAGACCACTTCGCCCGCGCGGCGGACCTGATTGCCACGCAGTACCACGTGCCCGTCGTGGCGAAGGTGAACAAGAGCGGCACCGATGCCGACGTGACCCAGATTGCCCGGTGGGTGCTGGCCCACCAGCACGCCCCCTCCCCACTCACGCTTACGGAGAACGTATGGACCCCTGGACCGAACTGA
- the nrdE gene encoding class 1b ribonucleoside-diphosphate reductase subunit alpha, which translates to MDPWTELNNKVLAGTQIDTRHDLGALQVFFQEKVNPNTVFFHDLNEKIRYLTEHGIWDASVFERYAPQEVQAVFDRAYSYKFRFRAFMGAYKFYSEYAGMTPDRSRWLERYEDRMAVTALARSETAEDALELVHHLVTQTFTPATPTLMNSGKANTGRLVSCFLLQDCTDNLNSITKTLSFVAELSKGGGGIGVDLSNLRARGESLRGIQNVTKGVMGVAKMLDNMLRYADQAGQRPGAGAIYLSVMHADFLDTLNAKKIATDEDARLKTLSVGATIPDVFMEKVRAGEDIYQFYPHSLAQETGQDFTDIDWTRDYQALADNPRVRKKRVSARRVLEDIALTQGESGYPYLLFEGNANRANPIPNVGSIKMSNLCSEILQPTLPSTFHAYGQEHKDRIGLDVSCNLASLVIEQAMDSRDLGRVVGAAVRLLDNVARSTSVHEVPAVKKANDEMRSIGLGAMGLHSFLAKSEIVYGSPEALEFVDVFFAAAHYHARKTSMEIARDTGFVFEGFGGSRYQSGEHFAQYLERDFLPQTPEVTALFGGHTLPTREEWRQLVQDIRQYGLAHSFVMAVAPTGSISYVSHASASLMPITEKVETRTSNKARTIYPMPHLSETTEWYYEEAYDMDQRRVLDTVAAAQRHVDQGISCTLFVPSTVTTRMLQSYYLYAYRLGLKTLYYTRLRKTGVQDCLSCVV; encoded by the coding sequence ATGGACCCCTGGACCGAACTGAACAACAAGGTGCTGGCTGGCACCCAGATCGACACCCGGCACGACCTCGGCGCCTTGCAGGTCTTCTTTCAGGAGAAGGTCAACCCGAATACCGTCTTTTTCCACGACCTGAACGAGAAAATCCGCTACCTCACCGAGCATGGCATTTGGGACGCCAGCGTCTTCGAGCGGTACGCGCCGCAAGAGGTGCAGGCGGTCTTTGACCGCGCCTACAGCTACAAGTTCCGCTTCCGGGCCTTCATGGGTGCCTACAAGTTCTACAGCGAGTACGCTGGCATGACCCCTGACCGCAGCCGGTGGCTGGAGCGCTACGAGGACCGCATGGCTGTCACGGCGCTGGCCCGCTCGGAAACCGCCGAGGACGCCCTGGAACTCGTCCATCACCTGGTGACTCAGACCTTCACTCCAGCCACGCCCACGCTGATGAACAGCGGCAAGGCGAACACGGGCCGCCTGGTGAGCTGTTTTCTCCTTCAGGACTGCACCGACAACCTGAATTCCATCACCAAGACGCTGTCCTTTGTGGCGGAACTCAGCAAGGGGGGCGGCGGCATCGGGGTGGACCTCAGCAACCTGCGAGCCCGGGGCGAGAGCCTGCGGGGGATTCAGAACGTCACCAAGGGCGTGATGGGCGTGGCGAAGATGCTCGACAACATGCTGCGGTACGCCGATCAGGCGGGGCAGCGGCCGGGGGCCGGGGCGATCTACCTCAGCGTCATGCACGCCGACTTTCTGGACACCCTGAACGCCAAGAAGATCGCCACCGACGAGGACGCCCGGCTCAAGACCCTCTCCGTCGGAGCCACCATTCCCGACGTCTTCATGGAAAAGGTCCGCGCGGGCGAAGACATCTACCAGTTCTATCCCCACTCGCTGGCGCAGGAGACCGGACAGGACTTCACGGACATCGACTGGACGCGCGACTATCAGGCGCTCGCGGACAACCCGCGCGTCCGCAAGAAGCGTGTCTCGGCCCGGCGGGTGCTGGAGGACATCGCCCTCACCCAGGGGGAGAGCGGCTACCCCTACCTGCTGTTCGAAGGCAACGCCAACCGCGCCAACCCCATTCCGAACGTGGGCAGCATCAAGATGAGCAACCTCTGCTCGGAAATCCTCCAGCCCACCCTACCCAGCACTTTTCATGCCTACGGCCAGGAGCACAAAGACCGGATTGGCCTGGACGTGTCGTGCAACCTGGCCTCGCTGGTGATCGAGCAGGCCATGGACAGCCGTGACCTCGGGCGGGTGGTGGGCGCGGCGGTGCGGCTGCTGGACAACGTGGCCCGCTCGACCAGCGTGCATGAAGTTCCCGCTGTGAAAAAAGCCAACGACGAGATGCGCTCCATCGGCCTGGGGGCGATGGGACTGCACTCCTTCCTGGCAAAAAGCGAGATCGTGTACGGCAGCCCCGAGGCGCTGGAGTTCGTGGACGTGTTCTTTGCCGCCGCGCACTACCACGCCCGCAAAACCAGCATGGAGATTGCCCGCGACACTGGCTTCGTGTTCGAGGGATTCGGGGGCAGCCGCTACCAGAGCGGCGAGCACTTCGCGCAGTACCTGGAGCGCGATTTCCTGCCGCAAACGCCGGAGGTGACTGCACTGTTCGGGGGCCACACGTTGCCCACCCGTGAGGAGTGGCGACAGCTCGTTCAGGACATCCGGCAGTACGGCCTCGCCCACTCCTTCGTGATGGCGGTGGCCCCCACCGGGAGCATCAGCTACGTGTCGCACGCCAGCGCCAGCCTGATGCCGATCACCGAGAAGGTCGAGACCCGCACCAGCAACAAGGCCCGCACCATCTACCCCATGCCGCACCTCAGTGAAACCACCGAGTGGTACTACGAGGAGGCCTACGACATGGACCAACGCCGCGTGCTGGATACGGTCGCCGCCGCGCAGCGGCACGTGGACCAGGGCATCAGTTGCACGCTCTTCGTGCCGAGCACGGTCACCACCCGAATGCTGCAAAGCTATTACCTGTACGCCTACCGCCTGGGCCTCAAGACCCTGTACTACACCCGTCTGCGCAAGACGGGCGTGCAGGACTGCCTGAGCTGCGTGGTGTAG